From one Colletotrichum destructivum chromosome 3, complete sequence genomic stretch:
- a CDS encoding uncharacterized protein (Putative zn(2)Cys(6) fungal-type DNA-binding domain, transcription factor domain, fungi), with protein MNPSPNDGPAGPSTGGSGSSDPSAPTSGPSTAAAAKRSRILLSCGPCRASKLKCDRSEPCGQCLKKSRPEGCVYAPKPEKAKPVKGMAARLKRLEGMVRTMMDEGAVAAAEPQDSSVGIADVGVAQPGGQFVQGERASTYVGATHFMAVLEDIEDMKSYFEEPEFVEDESSEPSDELESPDLLLFSTNAPRNREDMLRLIPERRVADRLVMRYFSSQSPSQHIIHRPTFTKQYARFWADPHGTPSHWFAQLFMMMSLGIFYSTFMAPHELPTDSPLPPMDRFKLFRSAAAWCLVWGRYTQPSMATIPPFMLYVEAEFIVSRAAQTNGYVLSSVCLRLLLKMGLHRDPDRLANVSAFEGEMRRRIWNMAVQLDLLVSFHMGLPSMLSGIDSDCGLPRNLIDEDFEEDTAALPPPRPPTDYTEMTYPIQKSAVMLVFGQVARQAHLLSPPPYSEVMRLDDLLHETWAAVPRFMMVRPLEECITTPPTLVIQRFSLAALYNKTRCVLHRRFLLEPLPRREHDYSRRQCLEGAVALLDFQNIVWHACQPGNILSQNGWFVSSLAVHDFLLAATIVYLAAGHGPFWDGGVEHAWMAEMSPPPTKAHLLHLLQRSHSIWTNVASGMPELQKTAGFLQTMLGKLGSPPNSPPKAKESGKAAAASGPSEGSSSLSGGRWSADSRETQLFNGLSISGPSHLDSTGSRRLVDDVAGSISNPSSTANTLQPFDFMTSDLGSGDTGLDRGWVAVGDEMDWRYFDNIMAQPNNDPIGLESLDPNPSWFGRASAPDDFDFPASGPWDLTLGRQG; from the exons ATGAACCCGAGTCCCAACGATGGCCCGGCCGGTCCCAGCACGGGAGGCTCCGGCAGTTCTGACCCATCCGCCCCCACCTCCGggccctcgaccgccgccgcggcaaAGCGCTCCCGCATCCTCCTCTCTTGCGGGCCTTGTCGCGCCTCCAAGCTGAAATGCGACCGCTCCGAGCCGTGCGGCCAGTGCCTGAAGAAGTCCCGACCGGAGGGTTGCGTCTACGCGCCCAAGCCCGAAAAGGCGAAGCCGGTCAAGGGCATGGCGGCGCGGCTCAAGCGGCTTGAGGGCATGGTGCGGACGATGATGGACGaaggcgccgtcgccgccgcagaaCCGCAGGACTCCTCCGTCGGGATTGctgacgtcggcgtcgcccagCCTGGGGGCCAGTTCGTGCAAGGAGAGAGGGCGAGCACGTACGTCGGTGCGACGCATTTCATGGCTGTTCTTGAGGAT ATCGAAGACATGAAGAGCTACTTTGAGGAGCCCGAATTCGTTGAGGACGAGAGCTCCGAGCCGTCCGACGAGCTCGAATCGCCGGACCTGCTGCTCTTCTCGACGAACGCACCTCGCAACCGCGAGGATATGCTGCGGCTGATTCCCGAGCGGAGGGTTGCCGACCGCCTTGTCATGCGATACTTTTCCTCACAGAGTCCTTCGCAAC ACATCATCCACAGACCAACTTTTACTAAACAA TACGCCCGATTCTGGGCCGACCCCCACGGCACCCCCAGCCACTGGTTCGCCCAGCTCTTCATGATGATGTCGCTAGGCATCTTCTACTCGACCTTCATGGCGCCCCACGAGCTCCCCACCGATtccccgctgccgcccatgGACCGCTTCAAGCTCTtccgctccgccgccgcctggtGCCTCGTCTGGGGCCGCTACACGCAGCCGTCCATGGCGACAATCCCGCCTTTCATGCTCtacgtcgaggccgagttcaTCGTCTCGCGCGCCGCCCAGACCAACGGCTACGTCCTCTCATCCGTCTGCCTGCGGCTGCTCCTCAAGATGGGCCTGCACCGCGACCCGGACCGGCTCGCCAACGTGTCAGCCTTCGAGGGCGAGATGCGCCGCCGCATATGGAACATGGCCGTCcagctcgacctcctcgtctcGTTCCACATGGGCCTGCCGAGCATGCTCAGCGGCATCGACAGCGACTGCGGGCTACCGCGGaacctcatcgacgaggacttTGAGGAGGACACGGCcgccctgccgccgccgcgcccgccgacggACTACACCGAGATGACGTACCCGATCCAGAAGTCGGCCGTGAtgctcgtcttcggccaGGTCGCGCGGCAGGCGCACctgctctcgccgccgccgtacaGCGAGGTTATGAGGCTCGACGACCTACTCCACGAGACGTGGGCTGCTGTGCCACGGTTCATGATGGTCCGGCCCCTCGAGGAGTGCAtaacgacgccgccgacgctggTCATCCAGCGCTTCAGCCTCGCCGCGTTGTACAACAAGACGCGGTGCGTGCTGCACCGGCGCTTCCTCCTGGAGCCGCTGCCGCGCCGCGAGCACGACTACTCGCGGCGGCAGTgtctcgagggcgccgtcgcgctgctcgacTTCCAGAACATTGTCTGGCACGCCTGCCAACCGGGCAACATACTCAGCCAGAACGGCTGGTTCGTCTCCTCACTCGCCGTCCACGACTTCCTACTGGCCGCCACCATCGTCTacctggccgccggccacGGGCCGTTCTGGGACGGGGGCGTCGAGCATGcgtggatggccgagatgagcccgccgccgacgaaggcgCACCTACTGCATCTGCTGCAGCGGTCGCACTCCATTTGGACCAACGTTGCGAGCGGCATGCCCGAACTGCAGAAAACGGCGGGCTTTCTACAGACGATGCTGGGCAAGCTcgggtcgccgccgaactcgccgccgaaggcgaaggaaagtgggaaggcggcggcggcgtcaggGCCCAGCGAGGGCAGCAGCTCGCTTTCGGGCGGCCGGTGGTCTGCTGATTCTCGGGAAACACAGCTTTTCAATGGCCTCTCCATCAGCGGACCAAGCCACCTGGACTCGACTGGCAGCCGtcggctcgtcgacgatgtgGCCGGCTCGATTTCGAACCCCTCGAGCACAGCAAATACCCTCCAGCCCTTCGATTTCATGACCTCGGATCTAGGATCAGGCGACACCGGTCTTGACCGTGGCTGGGTCGCGGTtggcgacgagatggactGG CGGTACTTTGACAACATCATGGCCCAGCCCAACAACGACCCCATCGGCCTCGAGTCCCTCGACCCGAACCCGTCGTGGTTTGGCCGAGCATCGGCGCCAGACGACTTTGACTTCCCAGCGTCCGGGCCATGGGATTTGACCCTAGGACGGCAGGGTTGA